One window of Quercus robur chromosome 12, dhQueRobu3.1, whole genome shotgun sequence genomic DNA carries:
- the LOC126709801 gene encoding uncharacterized protein LOC126709801 has product MEKSFTLIQTIATAGAFSAISFWYGFMFGRESSRKELGELIESLRRGNSDSASSPPQS; this is encoded by the exons atggagaagagcTTCACTCTGATTCAGACAATCGCCACCGCCGGCGCCTTCTCTGCCATTTCCTTCTG gtaCGGTTTCATGTTTGGCCGAGAATCCTCTCGCAAAGAGCTTGGCGAATTGATTGAAAGTCTTCGCCGTGGAAATTCCGATTCAGCTTCTTCGCCTCCTCAGTCTTAA